One Candidatus Atribacteria bacterium genomic window, ATATTTTATTAATCTATTAGATATTGTTATAGTACAAGTCGTTAGTGAATATTGAATAGTCGTTAGTATTAAATTCAAGATACAACATGATGTAATCAAGCGATTTTCCAATTGACCGATTTACCAATTAGAGAGAGAGTAATATAGTATCAAATATCCAGTATGTAATTACAGTAATAAATATATAGTAAAATCAGCATATAGCCGCAAAGTAATGAGCAAATAATAATGGCTAACTAACAGCTATTTTTTACAATTTGCTTTTATAAATCTTATTAATTTCTTCCTCTATTTCTTTTTCAATAGGATCACCTTCAGGCACTAATTGCAAAGCTTGTAGTAAATATTCCAATGCTTTATCCGGCATTTTCTTCTTCTCATAAATTACCCCTAAATTAGCCAAAACACTATAATTTTCTGCAAAATTTGGTTCAATTTCTAATATTTTTTTCCATTGATCAATAGATTCATCATAATTTTCTTTTTCAAAATACAAAAGACCCAAATCGGAATAGGCCTGGGTAAATCGAGGATCAAGATAAATGGCATATTTAAATTCTTCTTCTGCTCGTGGATAATCACCCATCTTCATATAGCATAATCCTAAATTACCATAAATATTTTTATCATTATAATATTTTTTTGATTCTTTAAAGATCTTTTCGGCCTCTCCATATATCATCAAGATATAATAGTTGACCCCTAAATTAAACAATGTCCTGCCGTTAAAAGGGTCTAACTTATGAGCCGATGTATATTTTAGGGCTGATTCTATATTATTATCATCTTCAAAATATTTTTCCCCCTGGTAAGCATATACTTCAGCTAAATAAGGTCTCACAACTATGTCATTTATCAGCACTAACACAATAAGTAAAACCAAAATGGTATAAAGAAGTGGTAGTCGGGAACGGTTTACCCTTTTCTTTTCTCCATTCATCAAATCATTTTTATCTTTTTCTTGATCTCTCTCCTCTGATAAATCATAATTTCTAATATATGCTGCACTAAGACCCAGGATAACAAAAAAAGCAGAACCCAGGGCGGGAACGTGCAAAGGAAAAGTAAAAAGATTATGGATTAAAAAAGAAGTCATACCTATCAATAAACCCCAGAAAATTAATTTTCTTTTACTATCTGTTTCTTTTTTCAGAAAATTTATGAATAAACTATATAATTTTAATATTAGTAGTAAAATGATGCCCAGGCCAAACAATCCTATCTCTGCCCCTATTTGCAAATATTCATTATGGGCTTCCTTGGCATTGGTCCAATATTGATTATATTCCGGATGTTCTTTTAAAAACCCGGCTTGATAATCTAAATAATTTATCTTAAAACTTCCTATCCCTCCTCCCAGTAAAGGTTTATCTTTTATCATCTGCCCGGTAACCCTCCACATTAAAATGCGAGTATTAATGGAAGGATCTTTCTCCTCAAAAGTGGATAAAACTCTCTGGGTTACAGTAAGAGGGCTTATATTTAAAGGATTATCAATAGAATAAATAAGAGTAATAATGATAAAACTAATCAATAATAAAATAAGCCATTTCTTATTTTCTTTAAATAAATGGAAAGAATTAAATTTAAAAATAAGAAACACCCCGAACAGCAAGCTAAGACTTAGGCTAATCCATATCCCTCTGCTCTGGCAAATTATTAAAGCGGTATACAGAAAAGATAATGATATAAAGTGGATCATTTTTTTCTTTTTCACTTTTTCCAGTAAATAAAAAGAAAACATTAAGGGAAAAATTAAGGCTATATAATTAGAAATCCAGTTCTTTTGACCGATGAGAGAGGCAACCTTTCCATATTCTTGTAAATAGGAAATAAAATCATAATAATGTAAAATAGTATAAAGGGCGATAATAAAAGAAGTGAGAAAAAATAGCTGGATAAATGATTTAAACTGATATTGATTTTTTATATTTTTTAAGATTAAAAAATATAAAATAAAATAAGCTAAAAAAATAATGCCGTCATGAAGAATGCTCATCGAAAATCCATTTTTAATAAAAGAAAATATTACTATTAAAAATAATAATACCAGGGGTAAGGATATTTTATTTCTTTTAAAAGTGATATTTTCTTCCCTTAAAAAACTGATGAGGTATATTCCGCCACCAAGCACTATGAATAATTTCAGCCAGGTTTCCTGGTTAATTAAGTATCGATCCACATATTTGTTCGCCACCAATGGTGTAAATAAAATCGATAATTTTAACATATTTAAGGTTATTTTTTGATAAAAATTAATATTTTCTATTTTATATTTATCCATTTTTAACTACCCTAATCAAATTAATTATTCTTAATTATTGAGCTATTTATTTTATCTCGATGGATGAAAAAAATTTAATCTTAATTGCTGATATAATAATTGAATATTAAACACAATAAATTTAATCTAAATATTAAAAAAGCCCTCTAAATTT contains:
- a CDS encoding tetratricopeptide repeat protein; translated protein: MDKYKIENINFYQKITLNMLKLSILFTPLVANKYVDRYLINQETWLKLFIVLGGGIYLISFLREENITFKRNKISLPLVLLFLIVIFSFIKNGFSMSILHDGIIFLAYFILYFLILKNIKNQYQFKSFIQLFFLTSFIIALYTILHYYDFISYLQEYGKVASLIGQKNWISNYIALIFPLMFSFYLLEKVKKKKMIHFISLSFLYTALIICQSRGIWISLSLSLLFGVFLIFKFNSFHLFKENKKWLILLLISFIIITLIYSIDNPLNISPLTVTQRVLSTFEEKDPSINTRILMWRVTGQMIKDKPLLGGGIGSFKINYLDYQAGFLKEHPEYNQYWTNAKEAHNEYLQIGAEIGLFGLGIILLLILKLYSLFINFLKKETDSKRKLIFWGLLIGMTSFLIHNLFTFPLHVPALGSAFFVILGLSAAYIRNYDLSEERDQEKDKNDLMNGEKKRVNRSRLPLLYTILVLLIVLVLINDIVVRPYLAEVYAYQGEKYFEDDNNIESALKYTSAHKLDPFNGRTLFNLGVNYYILMIYGEAEKIFKESKKYYNDKNIYGNLGLCYMKMGDYPRAEEEFKYAIYLDPRFTQAYSDLGLLYFEKENYDESIDQWKKILEIEPNFAENYSVLANLGVIYEKKKMPDKALEYLLQALQLVPEGDPIEKEIEEEINKIYKSKL